A window from Leifsonia shinshuensis encodes these proteins:
- a CDS encoding SDR family oxidoreductase, translating into MAQYDVADRSAIVTGGGSGIGRAIALTLAASGASVLVTDLNEEHAQAVVAEIEAAGGTAKALAGDVTDPEFATASVAAANELAPLRIAVNNAGIGGASAPVRDYPIDSWRKVIEVNLNAVFYGMQPQLDAIAGNGGGAIVNMASILGSVGFANSSAYVTAKHAVLGLTQNAALEYAGKNVRVVAVGPGFIRTPLVAANLDTDALAFLEGKHALGRLGEPEEVAALVAFLASDAASFITGSYHLVDGGYTAQ; encoded by the coding sequence ATGGCTCAGTACGACGTCGCCGACCGGTCCGCGATCGTGACCGGAGGCGGCTCGGGCATCGGCCGCGCCATCGCGCTCACCCTGGCGGCGAGCGGCGCTTCCGTCCTCGTCACCGATCTGAATGAGGAGCACGCGCAGGCCGTCGTGGCCGAGATCGAAGCGGCGGGCGGCACCGCGAAGGCCCTCGCGGGCGACGTGACCGACCCGGAGTTCGCCACGGCCAGCGTCGCCGCCGCGAACGAGCTGGCCCCGCTGCGCATCGCCGTCAACAACGCCGGCATCGGCGGCGCCTCGGCGCCGGTCAGGGACTACCCGATCGACTCGTGGCGCAAGGTCATCGAGGTCAACCTCAACGCCGTCTTCTACGGGATGCAGCCGCAGCTCGACGCCATCGCCGGCAACGGCGGCGGTGCGATCGTCAACATGGCGTCCATCCTCGGGAGCGTCGGCTTCGCCAACTCGTCCGCCTACGTCACCGCCAAGCACGCGGTGCTGGGACTCACCCAGAACGCCGCGCTGGAGTACGCCGGCAAGAACGTCCGCGTCGTCGCCGTCGGCCCCGGCTTCATCCGCACCCCGCTGGTGGCCGCGAACCTCGACACCGACGCCCTGGCCTTCCTCGAGGGCAAGCACGCCCTGGGTCGTCTCGGGGAGCCCGAGGAGGTCGCCGCGCTCGTCGCCTTCCTCGCCTCCGACGCTGCCAGCTTCATCACCGGCAGCTACCACCTCGTGGACGGCGGATACACCGCTCAGTAA
- a CDS encoding aminotransferase has translation MPNFDFLTQPALPRPDVTADDAVAIAAERFGLQGRIIELGSNQDRNFRVDTGDARYVLKLANPVFSADELRAQNAALAALTGSGIRIPEVIATLDDQELVEVDVRGVTLLARVLRYLDGDPLTDVGRPTPEQLRTLGTLAGRVAAGLSALRHPGLDRSTQWDARIGGEVVDLLLEHVEQPAKRRVVRDATDAALGRLAPLRDRLRVQAVHGDVTDDNIVLGDGGPGVIDFGDVSDGWLVAELAATVTSALHHVPDEPLAVLDVIDAFHAEAPLDDSDLAALWPLVVLRGAVLVVSGEQQVALEADNIYAAENRAHEWVAFDVARRLDADEVETLIRARLAASTAAQQPAAPARPAIAPLVSLSTTAANLADLSVTSRELDAGAWLRPDAEDAILARICREHGHAITRFGEARLTRASTDRSLPSRTVALAVTLEAPTGVDVIAPFDGELSLSGGSWLLRGDGLELWLDGLTRPLTTATVRAGDTIGTAIRLTAQLSTLSGHRPPAFVTPTLPFSEWAAVSPDPSALFGIELTVEAPDPDASLARRDATFATVQEHYFAHPPLVERGWRHHLVDTRAQTYIDMVNNVTQIGHGHPRLVEAVRDQWARLNTNSRFHYDELSRFTERLAEIAPEGLDTVFLVNSGSEAVDLALRLAQIHTDRRTILAVTEAYHGWTMASDAVSSSLGDNPRALETRPDWVKLVAAPNSLRGIHTGPDAGPAYLADLDADLAALDAAGIEVAGYIAEPVFGNAGGLMLPDGYLAGVYERIRARGGVCIADEVQVGYGRLGHYFWGSEQQGVVPDVITIAKAMGNGQPLGAVITRREIAESFAAEGSFFSSAGGSPVSSVVGLTVLDVMRDEGLQQNAATVGDHLADRLRGLGERHPLVGAVHGMGLYLGMELVLDRETLAPATAEAAVVCERMLAEGCIVQPTGDYKNVLKIKPPLCITRESADRFVDALDLVLATL, from the coding sequence TTGCCGAACTTCGATTTCCTCACCCAGCCTGCGCTTCCGCGGCCCGACGTGACGGCCGACGACGCCGTCGCGATCGCGGCCGAGCGATTCGGATTGCAGGGCCGCATCATCGAGCTGGGCAGCAATCAAGACCGCAACTTCCGCGTCGACACGGGCGACGCCCGCTACGTGCTCAAGCTCGCCAATCCGGTGTTCTCCGCCGACGAACTGCGGGCGCAGAACGCGGCGCTCGCGGCGCTGACCGGCTCCGGCATCCGCATCCCCGAGGTGATCGCCACCCTTGACGACCAGGAGCTGGTCGAGGTCGACGTGCGCGGCGTCACCCTGCTCGCCCGCGTCCTCCGCTACCTCGACGGCGACCCGCTCACCGACGTCGGGCGTCCCACGCCCGAGCAGCTGCGGACCCTCGGAACCCTCGCCGGACGCGTCGCCGCCGGGCTCTCCGCGCTGCGTCACCCTGGCCTCGACCGGTCGACCCAGTGGGACGCGCGGATCGGCGGCGAGGTGGTCGACCTCCTCCTCGAGCACGTCGAGCAGCCCGCCAAGCGCCGCGTCGTGCGCGACGCCACGGACGCCGCGCTTGGGCGCCTGGCGCCGTTGCGCGACCGTCTGCGCGTCCAGGCGGTGCACGGCGACGTGACGGACGACAACATCGTCCTCGGCGACGGAGGTCCGGGCGTCATCGACTTCGGCGACGTCTCGGACGGGTGGCTGGTCGCCGAGCTCGCCGCCACGGTGACGAGCGCACTGCACCATGTGCCCGACGAGCCGCTGGCGGTGCTGGATGTGATCGACGCGTTCCACGCGGAGGCGCCGCTCGACGACAGCGACCTCGCCGCCCTGTGGCCGCTGGTGGTGCTGCGCGGCGCCGTCCTGGTCGTGAGCGGCGAACAGCAGGTGGCCCTGGAGGCGGACAACATCTACGCCGCCGAGAACCGCGCCCACGAGTGGGTGGCGTTCGACGTCGCCCGGCGGCTCGATGCCGATGAGGTCGAGACGCTGATCCGCGCCCGGCTGGCCGCCTCGACCGCCGCCCAGCAGCCCGCCGCGCCCGCCCGCCCCGCCATCGCACCGCTCGTCTCGCTGAGCACGACCGCGGCCAACCTCGCCGACCTCTCCGTCACCTCCCGCGAGCTCGACGCCGGCGCGTGGCTCCGGCCGGACGCCGAGGACGCCATCCTGGCCCGCATCTGCCGGGAGCACGGCCACGCGATCACCCGTTTCGGCGAGGCGCGGCTGACCCGCGCATCCACGGACCGTTCCCTCCCGAGCCGCACGGTCGCGCTCGCCGTGACCCTGGAGGCTCCCACCGGCGTCGACGTGATCGCACCGTTCGACGGCGAGCTGTCGCTGAGCGGCGGCTCCTGGCTGCTCCGCGGCGACGGGCTGGAGCTGTGGCTGGACGGCCTCACCCGGCCGCTCACCACGGCGACGGTGCGCGCCGGCGACACGATCGGGACGGCCATCCGGCTGACCGCGCAGCTGAGCACCCTCAGCGGGCACCGTCCGCCCGCGTTCGTCACGCCGACGCTGCCGTTCTCCGAGTGGGCCGCGGTCTCCCCCGACCCGTCCGCCCTGTTCGGGATCGAGCTCACCGTCGAGGCGCCCGATCCGGACGCGTCGCTGGCACGCCGGGACGCCACGTTCGCGACGGTGCAGGAGCACTACTTCGCGCATCCCCCGCTCGTCGAGCGCGGCTGGCGCCACCACCTCGTCGACACGCGTGCGCAGACCTACATCGACATGGTCAACAACGTCACGCAGATCGGGCACGGGCACCCGCGGCTCGTGGAGGCCGTGCGCGACCAGTGGGCGCGCCTCAACACCAACTCGCGGTTCCACTACGACGAGCTGTCGCGCTTCACCGAGCGGCTGGCCGAGATCGCGCCGGAGGGGCTCGACACCGTCTTCCTGGTGAACAGCGGCAGCGAGGCCGTCGACCTCGCGCTGCGGCTCGCGCAGATCCACACCGACCGGCGCACCATCCTCGCCGTGACGGAGGCGTACCACGGGTGGACGATGGCCTCGGACGCCGTCTCCTCCTCCTTGGGCGACAATCCGCGCGCCCTCGAGACGCGGCCCGACTGGGTGAAGCTCGTCGCCGCTCCCAACTCCCTACGCGGCATCCACACCGGTCCCGACGCGGGGCCTGCGTACCTGGCCGACCTGGATGCGGACCTCGCCGCGCTCGACGCCGCCGGCATCGAGGTGGCCGGCTACATCGCGGAGCCCGTCTTCGGGAACGCCGGGGGCCTGATGCTGCCCGACGGCTACCTGGCCGGGGTGTACGAGCGCATCCGCGCCCGAGGCGGCGTCTGCATCGCGGACGAGGTGCAGGTCGGCTACGGCCGGCTCGGACACTACTTCTGGGGCTCCGAGCAGCAGGGCGTGGTGCCGGACGTCATCACGATCGCCAAGGCGATGGGGAACGGCCAGCCGCTCGGCGCCGTCATCACTCGACGCGAGATCGCCGAGTCGTTCGCTGCCGAGGGAAGCTTCTTCTCGTCCGCGGGCGGCAGTCCCGTGTCCTCGGTGGTCGGGCTGACCGTGCTGGACGTGATGCGCGACGAGGGCCTGCAGCAGAACGCGGCGACCGTCGGCGACCACCTCGCCGACCGTCTGCGCGGGCTGGGCGAGCGGCATCCACTCGTCGGTGCGGTCCACGGCATGGGCCTCTACCTGGGGATGGAGCTGGTGCTCGACCGCGAGACGCTGGCTCCGGCGACCGCCGAAGCGGCCGTCGTGTGCGAGCGGATGCTGGCCGAGGGCTGCATCGTGCAGCCGACCGGCGACTACAAGAACGTGCTGAAGATCAAGCCGCCGCTCTGCATCACGCGGGAGAGCGCCGACCGCTTCGTGGACGCCCTCGACCTGGTGCTCGCGACGCTGTAG
- a CDS encoding TetR/AcrR family transcriptional regulator, which translates to MDARQQKTLARLSAAVLDLATRGPVTEVTVSALAAAAGVHRSTVYEYASSPADLLEKVLRSELDDLRTEYLVGIEPSDAAAAVTDVTRAVLRHVDEHDAVYRRGLGAESGTASLHRMLSEHFQGSVELLLEQHSFTVPADDDTDRHAIARFIADGTIGAIDVWLTRPRPRDVDAFLALVGRLTPAWWPGTGAGAGAGPGAR; encoded by the coding sequence GTGGATGCGCGCCAGCAGAAGACCCTCGCCCGGCTCAGCGCCGCCGTGCTCGACCTGGCGACGCGCGGACCCGTCACCGAGGTGACCGTGTCGGCGCTCGCCGCCGCCGCAGGCGTGCACCGCTCGACGGTGTACGAATACGCCTCGTCGCCGGCCGATCTGCTCGAGAAGGTGCTGCGCAGCGAGCTCGACGACCTGCGGACGGAGTACCTGGTCGGGATCGAGCCCTCCGACGCGGCGGCCGCGGTCACCGACGTGACCCGGGCGGTGCTGCGCCACGTCGACGAGCACGATGCGGTCTATCGGAGAGGCCTCGGCGCGGAGAGCGGCACGGCGAGCCTCCACCGGATGCTGAGCGAGCACTTCCAGGGATCCGTCGAGCTGCTCCTGGAGCAGCACAGCTTCACGGTGCCTGCGGACGACGACACCGACCGCCACGCGATCGCGCGATTCATCGCCGACGGCACGATCGGCGCCATCGACGTCTGGCTGACCCGGCCGCGCCCGCGCGACGTGGATGCGTTCCTCGCGCTGGTCGGACGGCTCACGCCGGCCTGGTGGCCGGGGACCGGAGCGGGCGCCGGGGCGGGCCCGGGAGCTCGCTGA
- a CDS encoding acyl-CoA dehydrogenase family protein: MTEHDTPEPLTDELLERIRQRADGYDRDNRFFTEDFAELADGGYLRALVPVEFGGLGLSLEQTARLQVRLAGAAPATALAVNMHLVWTGIAKTLRDRGDDSLEFVLREAGAGEVFAFGLSEAGNDLVLFGSTTEARPQPDGSYRFHGRKIFTSLSPAWTRLGTMGLDTASPDAPKIVYGFIERTGGGFEIREDWDTLGMRATQSNTTVLDGAPAAADRVVRRLDPGPNPDPLVFAIFANFEILLAAVYTGIGARALELAVASAHRRTSLKNDGRSYANDPDIRWRVAEAAIDQDALLPQLDALARDVDELADHGRLWFPKLVGLKIRATETARRVVDQAIRVSGGSTFFSGNELGRLYRDVLAGMFHPSDAESAHNTVANAWLGPIEE; the protein is encoded by the coding sequence GTGACCGAGCACGACACCCCTGAACCTCTCACCGACGAGCTGCTGGAACGCATCCGGCAGCGCGCCGACGGCTACGACCGCGACAACCGTTTCTTCACGGAGGACTTCGCCGAGCTCGCCGACGGCGGCTACCTGCGCGCGCTCGTTCCGGTCGAGTTCGGCGGCCTCGGGCTGAGTCTGGAGCAGACCGCGCGGCTGCAGGTGCGGCTGGCGGGAGCCGCGCCCGCGACGGCCCTCGCGGTGAACATGCACCTGGTGTGGACCGGCATCGCCAAGACGCTGCGCGACCGCGGCGACGACTCGCTCGAGTTCGTGCTCCGCGAGGCCGGCGCCGGCGAGGTCTTCGCCTTCGGCCTGAGCGAAGCGGGCAACGATCTCGTGCTGTTCGGCTCGACGACCGAGGCACGCCCGCAACCCGACGGCTCGTACCGCTTCCACGGGCGCAAGATCTTCACCTCCCTCTCCCCGGCGTGGACGCGGCTGGGCACCATGGGACTGGACACCGCCAGCCCAGATGCGCCCAAGATCGTGTACGGCTTCATCGAGCGCACCGGCGGCGGGTTCGAGATCCGCGAGGACTGGGACACGCTCGGGATGCGCGCGACACAGAGCAACACGACGGTGCTCGACGGCGCACCCGCCGCCGCCGACCGCGTCGTGCGCCGGCTCGATCCCGGCCCCAACCCCGATCCGCTCGTGTTCGCGATCTTCGCGAACTTCGAGATCCTCCTCGCCGCGGTCTACACCGGCATCGGTGCCCGAGCGCTGGAGCTGGCGGTCGCGTCGGCGCACCGGCGGACGAGCCTGAAGAACGATGGACGCAGCTACGCGAACGATCCCGACATCCGCTGGCGGGTGGCCGAGGCGGCGATCGACCAGGATGCGCTCCTCCCCCAGCTGGATGCGCTCGCGCGCGACGTCGACGAGCTCGCGGACCACGGCCGCCTGTGGTTCCCGAAGCTCGTCGGCCTCAAGATCCGCGCCACGGAGACCGCGCGTCGCGTCGTGGATCAGGCGATCCGCGTCTCCGGAGGGTCCACCTTCTTCTCCGGCAACGAGCTCGGCCGGTTGTACCGGGATGTGCTCGCCGGCATGTTCCACCCGTCCGACGCGGAGTCGGCGCACAACACGGTGGCGAACGCCTGGCTGGGGCCGATCGAGGAGTAA
- a CDS encoding aminopeptidase P family protein: protein MKEITARHFAERLERGATQAAAAGFDGLIVAPGPDLAYFADYLPVATTERITLLVVPAEGEPAMLVPALEHGGAAQTRAAEAIRIVDWSDGEDEYVPAAGLLRADGRYAISDATWAMHLLALQQKLPEARFEAISHALPMLRAVKGADEVDRLAAAGAAADATFEDVLGLPFAGRTELQVAADLDRLLREHGHQQVDFTIVASGPNGADPHHEPDGRTIAEGDMVVLDFGGLLDGYGSDTTRTVHVGEPSDEEHEVFDIVRQAQQAAFEAVAVGVPCQEVDRAARAVIRDAGYGEFFIHRVGHGIGVTTHEPPYMVEGEERPIEAGMCFSIEPGIYLPGRFGVRIEDIVVATEDGAHRLNNSSHALHLVG from the coding sequence ATGAAGGAGATCACGGCCCGGCACTTCGCCGAGCGGCTCGAACGCGGAGCGACGCAGGCAGCCGCGGCGGGGTTCGACGGGCTGATCGTCGCGCCAGGTCCCGACCTGGCGTACTTCGCCGACTACCTCCCCGTCGCGACGACCGAGCGCATCACGCTGCTGGTCGTCCCCGCCGAAGGCGAGCCGGCCATGCTGGTCCCCGCCCTCGAGCACGGCGGAGCCGCGCAGACGCGTGCCGCTGAGGCGATCCGGATCGTGGACTGGTCCGACGGCGAGGACGAGTACGTTCCCGCGGCCGGACTCCTCCGTGCCGACGGCCGCTATGCGATCTCCGACGCCACGTGGGCGATGCACCTCCTCGCGCTCCAGCAGAAGCTGCCGGAGGCGCGGTTCGAGGCCATCTCGCACGCGCTGCCGATGCTGCGGGCCGTCAAGGGCGCGGACGAGGTCGACCGGCTCGCCGCCGCCGGCGCCGCGGCCGACGCGACGTTCGAGGACGTGCTGGGGCTGCCGTTCGCGGGGCGGACCGAACTCCAGGTCGCGGCCGACCTCGACCGGCTGCTCCGCGAGCACGGCCACCAGCAGGTCGACTTCACGATCGTCGCGTCGGGTCCGAACGGCGCCGATCCGCACCACGAGCCCGATGGGCGCACCATCGCGGAGGGCGACATGGTGGTGCTCGACTTCGGCGGCCTCCTCGACGGGTACGGCTCGGACACCACGCGCACCGTCCACGTCGGCGAGCCGAGCGACGAGGAGCACGAGGTCTTCGACATCGTGCGCCAGGCGCAGCAGGCGGCGTTCGAGGCCGTCGCCGTCGGCGTCCCGTGCCAGGAGGTCGACCGCGCCGCGCGTGCCGTGATCCGGGATGCGGGCTACGGCGAGTTCTTCATCCACCGGGTCGGTCACGGCATCGGCGTGACGACGCACGAACCGCCCTACATGGTGGAGGGCGAGGAGCGGCCGATCGAGGCGGGGATGTGCTTCTCGATCGAGCCCGGGATCTACCTGCCGGGACGGTTCGGGGTCCGCATCGAGGACATCGTGGTGGCCACGGAGGACGGTGCGCACCGGCTCAACAATTCGAGCCACGCGTTGCACCTCGTGGGGTGA
- a CDS encoding MFS transporter, protein MSSYSSLLKTPGVARIIAAQLTARFPFGMLSLAFLLHIERIHDSYGAAGLVLGAMSIGQAIAGPMTSRLMGVLGMRVVLWTTLLFCSAAVAVIGLVVMPIPLTMAVAFFAGLSMPPIQPAVRTIYPKMVNSRQLTPLFSLDASAQEIIWIAGPVAITFVSTQIGTTEGILMSVAIMLAGGFWFIASPEVGRVRIPRSKRRFGTVLARPPVLLATVVGFLLIGSCSAVEAGVVATFGEGSPLAGIVLAIWSLGSLVGGLAFGHVPIGPWATARRMLIVFVGIVLSTFMLWSWWGLSLTLLIAGLGIAPALAVLFAIVSASVKFSDTAEAYGWVGTGQLIGAALGSALAGFLIDGVGAVGAFWIAGAFALVGFAVPALAHRVHPDLRGRDASPIPDTEPVPVQPS, encoded by the coding sequence GTGAGCAGCTACTCGAGCCTTCTGAAGACGCCCGGCGTCGCCCGGATCATCGCGGCTCAGCTCACCGCGCGCTTCCCGTTCGGGATGCTGTCGCTCGCCTTCCTGCTCCACATCGAGCGCATCCACGACTCGTACGGCGCCGCCGGCCTGGTGCTCGGCGCGATGAGCATCGGGCAGGCGATCGCCGGTCCGATGACCAGCCGCCTGATGGGCGTGCTCGGGATGCGCGTGGTGCTGTGGACGACGCTCCTCTTCTGCTCGGCGGCGGTCGCGGTGATCGGCCTCGTCGTCATGCCGATCCCGCTGACGATGGCCGTGGCGTTCTTCGCGGGGCTCAGCATGCCGCCCATCCAGCCCGCGGTGCGCACCATCTACCCGAAGATGGTCAACTCGCGGCAGCTCACGCCGCTCTTCTCGCTCGACGCGTCCGCGCAGGAGATCATCTGGATCGCCGGGCCCGTCGCGATCACCTTCGTCTCCACCCAGATCGGGACCACCGAGGGCATCCTCATGTCGGTGGCGATCATGCTCGCGGGCGGCTTCTGGTTCATCGCGTCCCCCGAGGTCGGGCGGGTGCGCATCCCGCGCAGCAAGCGGCGCTTCGGGACGGTGCTGGCGCGTCCGCCGGTGCTCCTCGCGACCGTCGTGGGCTTCCTGCTGATCGGCTCGTGCTCGGCGGTCGAGGCGGGCGTCGTCGCGACATTCGGCGAGGGCTCGCCGCTCGCGGGCATCGTGCTCGCGATCTGGTCGCTCGGCTCGCTGGTCGGCGGCCTGGCCTTCGGCCACGTCCCGATCGGCCCGTGGGCGACCGCGCGCCGCATGCTGATCGTGTTCGTCGGAATCGTGCTCTCCACCTTCATGCTGTGGTCGTGGTGGGGGCTGTCGCTGACCCTCCTGATCGCCGGACTCGGCATCGCGCCGGCCCTGGCCGTGCTGTTCGCGATCGTCTCCGCGAGCGTGAAATTCTCCGACACCGCGGAGGCCTACGGCTGGGTCGGCACCGGCCAGCTCATCGGGGCGGCCCTCGGCTCCGCCCTCGCCGGCTTCCTCATCGACGGCGTCGGCGCGGTCGGCGCGTTCTGGATCGCGGGCGCGTTCGCGCTGGTCGGCTTCGCCGTCCCGGCGCTCGCCCACCGCGTGCACCCCGACCTCCGCGGCCGCGACGCGTCCCCCATCCCCGACACGGAGCCCGTCCCCGTCCAGCCGTCGTAG
- a CDS encoding aldo/keto reductase, protein MEQRILGGTGRDVSVVGLGTWQLGADWGDVSEEDALGVLEAAAESGVTFFDTADVYGDGRSEQIIGRFVTAHPELPLTVATKMGRREAQDPANFTLAKFREWTDRSRRNLGVDRLDLVQLHCPPTPVFSTEAVYDALDTLVEEGAIENYGVSVETVDEALAAIAHPGTATVQIILNAFRLKPLDRVLPAAREAGVGIIARVPLASGLLSGRYTERTTFAADDHRSYNRHGEAFDVGETFSGVDFEEGVKAAREFAELVPDGATPAQAAIAWIIAQDGVTTVIPGARSPEQARANAAAASVRLPDGFDAAVHRIYDDHFRASVHPRW, encoded by the coding sequence ATGGAACAGCGCATCCTCGGTGGGACCGGACGTGACGTGTCGGTCGTCGGACTCGGAACCTGGCAGCTCGGAGCGGACTGGGGCGACGTCTCCGAAGAAGACGCCCTCGGCGTGCTGGAGGCGGCCGCCGAATCCGGGGTCACCTTCTTCGACACGGCCGACGTCTACGGCGACGGGCGCAGCGAGCAGATCATCGGGCGGTTCGTGACCGCGCATCCCGAGCTCCCGCTCACCGTGGCCACCAAGATGGGGCGCCGCGAGGCACAGGACCCGGCCAACTTCACGCTCGCGAAGTTCCGTGAGTGGACGGACCGCTCCCGCCGCAACCTCGGCGTCGACCGGCTCGACCTGGTGCAGCTGCACTGCCCGCCCACGCCAGTGTTCTCCACGGAGGCGGTCTACGACGCGCTCGACACGCTGGTCGAGGAGGGCGCGATCGAGAACTACGGCGTCAGCGTTGAGACGGTGGATGAGGCGCTCGCCGCGATCGCGCATCCCGGCACGGCGACGGTGCAGATCATCCTGAACGCCTTCCGCCTGAAGCCGCTCGACCGCGTGCTGCCCGCCGCCCGCGAGGCGGGAGTCGGGATCATCGCGCGCGTGCCGCTGGCGTCCGGCCTGCTCAGCGGCCGCTACACGGAGCGGACGACGTTCGCGGCCGACGACCACCGCTCGTACAACCGCCACGGCGAGGCGTTCGATGTGGGCGAGACCTTCTCGGGCGTGGACTTCGAGGAGGGTGTGAAGGCGGCGCGCGAGTTCGCGGAGCTGGTGCCCGACGGGGCGACGCCCGCGCAGGCGGCGATCGCGTGGATCATCGCCCAGGACGGCGTCACGACGGTCATCCCGGGCGCCCGCTCGCCCGAGCAGGCGCGCGCGAACGCGGCCGCCGCGTCCGTCCGCCTGCCCGACGGCTTCGACGCCGCGGTGCACCGCATCTACGACGACCACTTCCGCGCCTCCGTCCACCCCCGCTGGTAG
- a CDS encoding DUF3054 domain-containing protein has translation MKPWRTALIAFVIDVAFVVVFVLVGRRSHGEANSAAGILDTLWPFLVGLVVGWLVTWAWRRPLAIVWPGVPVWLMTVAVGMLIRTSAGQGVQPTFIAVAAVVLGVFFVGWRLLALPFARRRSARLAEQDRRAHAQARA, from the coding sequence GTGAAGCCCTGGAGGACCGCGCTCATCGCCTTCGTCATCGACGTGGCGTTCGTCGTCGTCTTCGTCCTGGTCGGACGCCGGAGCCACGGTGAGGCGAACTCCGCCGCGGGCATCCTCGACACACTCTGGCCGTTCCTCGTCGGGCTGGTCGTCGGCTGGCTCGTCACGTGGGCCTGGCGCCGCCCGCTCGCGATCGTGTGGCCCGGTGTGCCCGTGTGGCTCATGACGGTGGCGGTCGGGATGCTGATCCGCACGTCCGCGGGTCAGGGCGTGCAGCCGACGTTCATCGCGGTGGCCGCCGTCGTGCTCGGCGTCTTCTTCGTGGGCTGGCGACTCCTCGCCCTGCCGTTCGCCCGGCGCCGGTCGGCGCGCCTGGCAGAGCAGGACCGCCGCGCGCACGCGCAGGCGCGGGCCTAG
- a CDS encoding LysR family transcriptional regulator ArgP, protein MADIEHLRTLAAVVDGGTFEAAAASLHITPSAVSQRIKALEERSGRVLVRRTRPVEATEPGHALLRLARQLVLLEAEAERALAAEDAARATAVPLVVNADSLATWVLPALARLDGIAFEVVLDDQEHTLDRLRDGTALAAIGSDPEPVQGCFARPLGSMVYRAAASPRFAARWCPDGWMPQAAAAAPMLVFDRKDALQHRYLRAFAPDARPPQHFIPASTQFVEAAVLGLGWGMLPDLQVEELVRDGALVVLDAERVEEVPLFWHQWSLRSATVDAVAAAIAEEAGRVLRPVGVPATASRAPGRGRPRSGRRSPA, encoded by the coding sequence ATGGCGGATATCGAGCACCTGCGGACTCTGGCCGCTGTTGTGGACGGCGGCACGTTCGAGGCGGCCGCGGCGTCCCTCCACATCACGCCGTCGGCCGTGAGCCAGCGGATCAAAGCGCTCGAGGAGCGCAGCGGCCGCGTGCTGGTCCGCCGGACCCGGCCGGTCGAGGCGACGGAGCCCGGCCACGCCCTCCTCCGCCTCGCCCGCCAGCTGGTGCTGCTGGAAGCCGAGGCCGAGCGCGCCCTCGCCGCGGAGGATGCGGCGCGTGCGACGGCCGTCCCGCTCGTGGTCAACGCCGATTCGCTCGCTACCTGGGTGCTGCCCGCCCTGGCGCGGCTGGACGGGATCGCCTTCGAGGTCGTGCTCGACGACCAGGAGCACACCCTCGACCGGCTGCGTGACGGCACGGCTCTCGCAGCGATCGGTTCGGACCCGGAGCCGGTGCAGGGCTGCTTCGCGCGGCCGCTGGGGTCGATGGTCTACCGCGCCGCCGCCAGCCCGAGGTTCGCCGCCCGGTGGTGTCCCGACGGGTGGATGCCGCAGGCCGCGGCGGCAGCGCCGATGCTGGTGTTCGACCGCAAGGACGCCCTGCAGCACCGCTACCTGCGCGCGTTCGCCCCGGACGCCCGCCCACCGCAGCACTTCATCCCCGCGTCGACGCAGTTCGTGGAGGCGGCGGTGCTGGGGCTGGGCTGGGGGATGCTGCCGGACCTGCAGGTCGAGGAGCTGGTGCGGGACGGCGCGCTGGTCGTGCTGGATGCGGAGCGCGTGGAGGAGGTGCCGCTGTTCTGGCACCAGTGGTCGCTGCGGTCGGCCACGGTCGACGCGGTCGCGGCGGCGATCGCGGAGGAGGCGGGGCGGGTGCTGCGGCCTGTCGGCGTGCCCGCTACAGCGTCGCGAGCACCAGGTCGAGGGCGTCCACGAAGCGGTCGGCGCTCTCCCGCGTGA
- a CDS encoding LysE/ArgO family amino acid transporter has protein sequence MLPTFLTGLGSAASLIVAIGAQNAFVLRQGLRREHVLPVVIICVLSDAVLIAAGVAGIGVLVKNAPVALQIVRWAGFAFLVGYAVFAARRALKPESLNTSGAVAGSLAAAIGTCLAITWLNPHVYLDTVLLLGSLSASHGDPGRWVFGAGAATASLLWFGLLGFGARFAAPVFAKPVAWRILDGGIAVLMLVLAVLLVI, from the coding sequence GTGCTCCCCACGTTCCTCACCGGCCTCGGCTCGGCCGCCTCCCTCATCGTCGCCATCGGCGCCCAGAACGCGTTCGTGCTGCGCCAGGGGCTGCGGCGCGAGCACGTGCTGCCGGTCGTGATCATCTGCGTGCTCAGCGACGCCGTGCTCATCGCCGCGGGAGTCGCGGGCATCGGCGTGCTGGTGAAGAACGCGCCCGTCGCCCTCCAGATCGTGCGCTGGGCGGGCTTCGCCTTCCTCGTCGGCTATGCCGTCTTCGCAGCGAGACGTGCGCTCAAACCCGAATCGCTGAACACCTCCGGCGCCGTCGCCGGGTCGCTCGCCGCCGCGATCGGCACGTGCCTCGCGATCACGTGGCTGAATCCGCACGTGTACCTGGACACCGTGCTGCTGCTGGGCTCGCTGTCCGCGTCGCACGGCGATCCGGGCCGCTGGGTGTTCGGCGCGGGCGCCGCGACCGCCAGCCTGCTCTGGTTCGGGCTGCTCGGCTTCGGCGCGCGCTTCGCGGCGCCGGTGTTCGCCAAGCCGGTCGCGTGGCGCATCCTCGACGGCGGCATCGCCGTGCTGATGCTGGTGCTGGCCGTACTGCTGGTGATCTGA